From Candidatus Thermokryptus mobilis, the proteins below share one genomic window:
- a CDS encoding TolC family protein — MFKKAIPFLFLIFGLCYSQEILTLEEAINLALKNNRDIKISKNLLDIAFNNLSLGNAGFLPKIDLASGYSRSSNNTRQEYFDGRSINRTGAISNSINFGLTLNWTIFDGLNNLITYKKLKETKEVAQINSIATAEEIISEVITSYYEILRQKEILKTLRESIAISEQRVKIAEEKYKVGTASKTELLQAKADLNADMNALMKQEIALKNAKINLNLIIGRDPEIDFDITDTIQVRDLSLDVLLAQAEERNTLLLNFKKNKEIAQINLASVRAKMFPLVNFFAGYSFARLQSQAGFIASNQNLGFNYGFSVSFNIFNGLNSLREYENARIEIINSDIKFDQVRNEVKAQILKNYESFKTSLRLIELEKENLEIARENVEIALERYRLGVLTPLELREAQKTYIDAESRLISALYQAKLAEIELLKLSGQLPIVYFPSIF, encoded by the coding sequence ATGTTTAAGAAGGCAATCCCCTTTCTTTTCCTTATTTTTGGACTTTGCTACTCACAGGAAATTTTAACGCTTGAGGAAGCGATAAATCTTGCACTGAAAAACAACCGAGATATAAAAATATCAAAAAATCTTCTTGACATTGCTTTTAACAATCTATCGCTTGGAAACGCCGGCTTTTTACCAAAGATTGACCTGGCATCAGGTTATAGCAGAAGTTCAAACAATACCAGACAAGAATACTTTGATGGCAGGTCAATAAATAGAACTGGAGCGATTTCAAATTCAATTAATTTTGGCTTAACACTTAATTGGACAATTTTTGATGGGCTTAACAATTTGATCACATATAAAAAGCTTAAAGAGACGAAAGAAGTGGCACAGATCAATTCAATCGCAACAGCTGAAGAAATAATTTCGGAGGTTATAACATCTTATTACGAAATTTTAAGGCAGAAGGAAATTTTGAAAACATTGAGGGAAAGTATCGCAATTTCAGAACAAAGGGTTAAAATTGCGGAGGAAAAATATAAAGTCGGAACAGCTTCAAAGACGGAACTTTTACAAGCAAAAGCTGACTTGAACGCGGATATGAATGCTCTTATGAAGCAAGAGATCGCACTTAAAAATGCAAAGATAAACTTAAACTTAATCATAGGCAGAGACCCTGAAATTGACTTTGATATTACGGATACTATACAAGTTAGGGACTTATCTCTTGATGTTTTACTTGCCCAAGCGGAGGAAAGAAATACTTTGCTTTTGAACTTCAAGAAGAACAAAGAGATAGCTCAGATAAATCTCGCAAGTGTCAGGGCGAAGATGTTTCCATTGGTTAATTTCTTCGCTGGTTATAGTTTTGCTCGCTTACAATCACAGGCGGGCTTTATTGCGTCAAATCAAAATCTTGGTTTTAACTACGGTTTCAGCGTGTCGTTTAACATCTTCAATGGATTGAACTCACTTCGTGAGTATGAAAATGCCAGGATAGAGATAATCAACAGCGATATAAAATTTGATCAGGTGCGGAATGAGGTAAAGGCACAAATTTTAAAAAATTATGAAAGTTTCAAGACGAGTTTAAGATTAATTGAACTTGAAAAGGAGAATCTTGAGATAGCTCGTGAAAATGTTGAAATTGCGCTTGAAAGATATCGGCTCGGGGTCTTGACACCACTTGAGTTAAGGGAAGCACAAAAAACTTACATTGATGCTGAAAGTCGGTTAATTTCAGCCCTTTATCAAGCGAAGCTTGCCGAGATAGAACTTTTAAAATTGAGCGGTCAACTTCCAATTGTATATTTTCCATCAATTTTTTAA
- a CDS encoding efflux RND transporter permease subunit, which translates to MGLWSLSIRRPILSIVMSLTILIFGIISYFYLGVREYPAVDPPVVTVTTTYPGANPDIIESQITEPLEESISGIAGIRTMTSVSSYGRSTIRVEFTVDQDLEAAANDVRDRVSRAIRLLPPDVNPPIVQKADADAFPIIVLTVQSDKRSLLELTDIAINVFKERLQTIPGVSEVRIWGEKKYSMRIWMDPVKLAAYHLTPLDIRNALARENIELPSGRIEGKTTELTIRTIGRLQTPEDFNNLIIKESEGKIIRLRDVGYAELAPENIRTIMKGKGGIPQVGVAIIPQPGANHINIANEFYRRVEQLKKEIPPDIQLGIGFDTTKYIRQSVNEVRETILIAFGLVVVVIFFFLREWRVMLIPILAIPVSLIGAFFVMYIAGFSINVLTLLGLVLAIGMVVDDAIVVLENIYSKIERGFNPYEAGIRGTKEIFFAVIATTIALVAVFMPVIFIQGFTGKLFREFGVVIASSVVISSFVALTLTPMLSVKFMSKRGHSKFYYKTEPFFNKLMNSYRRSLDKFMEKRWFAFVIIGMSALAIVIFGTSLPSELSPLEDRGMLTINATAPEGTSYYQMSKYMDEILNLVESNVPEAEAIFAITSPTFRETGSNTGFIRIRLSERDKRERSQQQIANELSAKLRQLTGVIAYVSQDLSIGVARRGLPVQFVIQAPNFEKLKQVLPKFIDEASKRPEFTIVDVNLKFNKPELKVKVNRERAKALGVSVADVAQTLQLAYSEQRLGFFTIGSKQYQVIGSIIRENAEKPADLKSIYVRNNKGELIQLDNLITLEEDVNPPQLYRFNRYISATVSAGLAPGKTIGDGIKAMNEIAEKVLDETFSTDLSGPSRDYAESSSSLAFVMLLALILTYLVLSAQFESFLDPFIIMFTVPLAIAGALFSLWYFNQTINIFSQIGQIMLVGLVTKNGILIVEFANQRKAMGLSKIEAVKDAAAQRFRPILMTSLTTILAFVPVALALGAGAESRKSMGIAVIGGLLFSTILTLYVIPAIYSYLSSERKQIEIPIEEQPTEIELAKNNEIIETKHITK; encoded by the coding sequence ATGGGTTTGTGGTCACTGAGCATAAGGCGACCGATTCTTTCTATAGTTATGTCGCTTACCATTTTAATTTTTGGGATAATTTCATACTTCTATCTTGGCGTTAGAGAATACCCTGCGGTTGACCCTCCCGTAGTTACAGTGACAACAACTTATCCTGGTGCTAATCCAGATATAATTGAATCGCAAATAACAGAACCGCTTGAGGAATCAATAAGCGGGATCGCTGGGATAAGAACGATGACCTCTGTAAGTAGTTATGGTAGAAGTACAATAAGAGTTGAGTTCACGGTTGACCAAGACCTTGAAGCTGCAGCAAACGATGTAAGAGATAGAGTTTCAAGGGCTATCCGCCTCCTACCGCCAGATGTTAACCCACCCATTGTTCAAAAAGCTGATGCGGACGCTTTCCCCATAATAGTTTTAACTGTTCAAAGCGATAAAAGAAGCTTACTTGAACTGACTGATATAGCGATAAATGTATTTAAAGAAAGATTGCAAACAATACCAGGCGTAAGCGAGGTAAGGATCTGGGGTGAGAAAAAATACTCAATGAGAATTTGGATGGACCCGGTCAAGCTTGCTGCTTATCATTTGACACCTCTTGATATAAGAAACGCCCTTGCAAGAGAAAACATTGAACTTCCATCCGGGAGAATTGAAGGAAAGACAACTGAATTAACGATTAGAACGATAGGACGTCTTCAAACACCTGAAGATTTTAACAACTTGATAATAAAGGAAAGTGAGGGTAAAATAATAAGATTAAGAGATGTCGGATATGCTGAACTTGCACCTGAAAATATAAGAACGATAATGAAGGGGAAAGGCGGGATCCCACAAGTTGGTGTTGCCATTATCCCACAACCAGGGGCTAATCACATAAACATAGCTAATGAATTTTATAGAAGAGTTGAGCAACTTAAAAAAGAGATTCCACCAGATATACAGCTTGGGATTGGGTTTGACACGACAAAGTATATAAGGCAATCCGTAAATGAAGTAAGGGAAACGATATTAATTGCATTTGGTCTTGTCGTTGTCGTCATATTTTTCTTTCTTAGAGAATGGAGGGTAATGCTTATACCGATACTTGCTATCCCTGTTTCATTAATCGGGGCATTTTTCGTGATGTATATTGCTGGATTTTCAATAAATGTTTTAACATTGCTCGGTCTTGTTCTCGCAATTGGTATGGTCGTTGACGATGCTATCGTCGTCCTTGAAAACATTTATTCAAAAATTGAAAGGGGCTTTAATCCTTACGAGGCTGGAATCAGAGGAACAAAGGAGATATTCTTCGCCGTCATCGCCACAACGATAGCACTTGTTGCTGTTTTTATGCCAGTCATATTTATACAGGGTTTCACTGGGAAATTGTTCCGCGAATTTGGCGTTGTAATTGCCAGTTCTGTTGTAATTTCATCTTTCGTTGCACTTACGCTTACACCTATGTTAAGCGTGAAGTTTATGAGTAAAAGAGGACACTCAAAATTTTATTACAAGACAGAGCCGTTTTTTAATAAGCTAATGAACTCCTACCGTCGCTCTCTTGATAAATTTATGGAGAAAAGGTGGTTTGCATTTGTAATAATTGGGATGTCAGCGCTTGCGATTGTAATTTTCGGGACGAGTTTACCTTCCGAGCTTTCCCCGCTTGAAGATAGAGGGATGCTCACAATTAACGCAACCGCGCCGGAAGGAACCTCATATTATCAGATGTCAAAATATATGGATGAGATTCTCAATCTTGTTGAATCAAATGTCCCGGAGGCAGAGGCAATTTTCGCTATCACTTCACCTACCTTTCGTGAAACCGGTTCAAACACTGGGTTCATAAGAATCAGGTTGAGTGAAAGAGATAAAAGAGAAAGAAGCCAACAGCAAATCGCAAATGAGCTTTCAGCAAAACTAAGACAACTTACTGGAGTAATAGCTTATGTCTCACAAGACCTGAGCATAGGAGTTGCACGGCGTGGTCTACCTGTGCAATTTGTTATTCAAGCACCTAACTTTGAGAAATTGAAACAAGTTCTGCCCAAATTTATTGATGAAGCAAGTAAACGACCGGAGTTCACAATCGTTGATGTTAATTTGAAATTCAATAAACCCGAACTAAAAGTTAAAGTTAATCGGGAACGAGCTAAAGCCCTTGGTGTTTCCGTTGCAGATGTAGCTCAAACATTACAACTTGCATACAGCGAACAACGTCTCGGTTTCTTCACAATCGGCTCAAAACAATATCAAGTCATCGGCTCAATTATAAGAGAGAACGCTGAAAAACCAGCTGATTTAAAATCAATCTATGTCAGAAATAACAAGGGCGAATTGATCCAGCTTGACAATTTAATCACTCTTGAAGAAGATGTGAATCCACCTCAACTTTACAGATTCAACAGATATATTTCCGCAACTGTTTCAGCTGGTCTTGCCCCAGGGAAAACAATTGGCGATGGTATCAAAGCGATGAATGAAATAGCGGAAAAAGTTCTTGACGAAACCTTCTCAACCGATTTAAGTGGTCCATCAAGAGATTATGCAGAAAGCTCGTCAAGTTTGGCTTTCGTTATGCTTTTGGCTTTGATTTTGACATATCTTGTTCTGTCCGCTCAATTTGAAAGCTTCCTTGACCCGTTTATCATAATGTTCACCGTTCCGCTTGCCATTGCTGGCGCTTTGTTTTCACTGTGGTATTTCAACCAGACGATCAACATCTTTAGTCAGATCGGACAGATAATGCTTGTCGGGCTTGTAACTAAAAATGGAATTCTAATAGTTGAGTTCGCAAATCAAAGAAAAGCAATGGGGCTATCAAAAATAGAAGCGGTGAAAGACGCAGCTGCTCAAAGGTTTCGCCCAATTCTTATGACAAGTTTAACGACAATTTTAGCTTTTGTTCCCGTAGCACTTGCCCTCGGTGCAGGAGCGGAAAGCAGAAAGTCAATGGGTATAGCTGTCATTGGTGGGTTGCTCTTCTCAACTATTTTAACGCTTTATGTCATACCTGCGATTTATTCATACCTCTCAAGCGAGAGAAAACAAATTGAAATTCCAATTGAAGAGCAACCAACTGAAATTGAACTTGCAAAAAACAACGAAATAATCGAAACGAAGCATATCACAAAATAA
- the uvrA gene encoding excinuclease ABC subunit UvrA produces the protein MSAERKIIIKGARVHNLKNINLELPKNNLIVFTGVSGSGKSSLAFDTIYAEGQRRYVESLSAYARQFLERMEKPDVDLIEGIAPAIAIDQKTTGKNPRSTVGTMTEIYDYLRLLFARIGKTYCSKCGNLVQKDSPGFVVEKIKQIPEGGKIFILFPLQLHKGHTLEEEIEALKEKGFYRIYVEGELLDVNENLNLRKILGKEIYVLVDRIVVRHDMDEARLFDSVEMAFNEGRGNMIVKVLDSGETFKFSEHFECAYCGIEYEEPEPRLFSFNNPYGACPKCQGFGRAYGIDWDAIVPDKTKSIKEGAIHPWRSEKFAWFQKDLMRIAKKVGIPVDIPFKDLTPEQIEIIKNGYDGFEGINGFFNLLEENSYKVHYRVMLSRYRGYTTCDLCGGSRLRKEALNVKIAGKSIYDIVKMSIGEAYQFFQNLELTDYEKTVSASILSEINKRLKYLYEVGLGYLTLDRLSNTLSGGEAQRINLATALGSSLVGALYILDEPSIGLHPRDTHRLIKILKSLKENGNTVIVVEHDREIIESADHIVDLGPGAGENGGKIVFQGSYEGILKDENSLTGKYLSGRLKIPVPQKRRKPKKGNSIIVRGAREHNLKNIDVEFPLNVFVCVTGVSGSGKSTLVHDILYSALRKIKYGTYEGKIGKFDKIEGYELIDAVEMVDQSPIGKTPRSNPVTYIKAFDGIRELFASTHLAKVRGYTPGHFSFNIPGGRCETCEGDGFVKIEMQFLADIYLPCESCNGKRYKSEILEVEYKGKNISDVLNMTVTEAIEFFKGHRKIVDRLKVLESVGLGYIKLGQPANTLSGGEAQRIKLSAHLLASESSPHTLFIFDEPTTGLHFDDIAKLLKAFDSLLDAGHSIIVIEHNMDVIKCADWIIDLGPEAGDLGGYVVAVGTPEEIAQNPNSYTGQFLRKYLD, from the coding sequence ATGAGCGCAGAAAGGAAGATAATCATAAAAGGTGCAAGGGTTCATAACCTTAAAAACATAAATCTTGAGCTTCCTAAAAACAATCTGATCGTATTCACAGGCGTAAGCGGTTCGGGGAAGTCATCGCTTGCATTTGACACCATTTACGCTGAGGGGCAGAGAAGATATGTTGAAAGTTTATCTGCGTATGCGAGGCAATTTCTTGAAAGGATGGAAAAACCCGATGTTGATTTGATTGAGGGGATCGCTCCGGCAATTGCGATAGACCAAAAAACGACTGGGAAAAATCCGCGCTCAACCGTTGGAACTATGACAGAAATATATGACTATCTCCGACTTCTTTTTGCAAGAATAGGAAAAACATATTGCTCAAAGTGTGGTAATCTTGTTCAAAAAGATTCACCCGGTTTCGTCGTTGAGAAGATAAAACAAATCCCGGAAGGCGGTAAAATTTTTATACTTTTCCCGCTTCAATTACACAAAGGGCATACATTGGAGGAAGAAATTGAAGCCCTAAAGGAGAAAGGTTTTTACAGAATCTATGTTGAGGGTGAGCTCCTTGATGTAAATGAAAATCTAAACTTGAGGAAAATATTAGGAAAAGAGATTTACGTTCTTGTTGATAGAATAGTTGTGCGCCATGATATGGATGAGGCGAGATTGTTTGATTCTGTTGAGATGGCTTTCAACGAGGGGAGGGGTAATATGATTGTAAAAGTTTTAGATAGCGGTGAGACATTTAAATTTAGCGAACATTTTGAGTGTGCTTATTGTGGTATTGAATATGAGGAGCCAGAGCCCAGGTTGTTTTCGTTCAACAATCCGTATGGCGCTTGTCCGAAGTGTCAAGGTTTTGGTAGAGCTTATGGTATTGATTGGGACGCCATCGTTCCTGATAAAACTAAAAGTATAAAAGAGGGTGCAATCCATCCTTGGAGGAGTGAGAAATTCGCCTGGTTTCAAAAGGACTTGATGCGTATTGCAAAAAAGGTCGGAATCCCAGTTGATATTCCGTTTAAGGATTTAACGCCTGAGCAAATTGAAATCATAAAGAATGGTTACGATGGATTTGAGGGTATAAATGGTTTTTTCAACTTGCTTGAGGAGAACTCTTACAAAGTTCATTACAGGGTTATGCTTTCAAGATATAGGGGTTATACGACTTGCGACTTGTGCGGGGGTTCACGCCTAAGAAAAGAAGCGTTGAATGTCAAGATAGCAGGTAAAAGTATTTACGATATAGTTAAGATGTCAATTGGGGAAGCTTATCAGTTCTTTCAAAATCTTGAACTCACCGATTATGAAAAAACGGTTTCAGCAAGCATTCTTTCGGAGATAAATAAAAGGTTGAAGTATCTTTATGAGGTTGGACTTGGATACTTAACACTTGATAGATTGTCAAATACTCTCTCTGGTGGGGAAGCACAAAGGATAAACCTCGCCACGGCGCTTGGATCTTCTCTTGTCGGTGCGCTTTATATACTTGATGAGCCGAGCATTGGATTGCACCCAAGAGACACACACAGATTGATTAAAATTTTGAAATCGTTAAAGGAAAATGGAAATACAGTTATAGTGGTTGAACACGATAGAGAGATAATTGAATCAGCGGATCACATCGTTGACCTTGGTCCAGGTGCTGGGGAAAACGGTGGGAAGATTGTCTTTCAGGGCAGTTACGAGGGAATTTTGAAAGATGAAAATTCATTAACAGGGAAATATCTCAGCGGTCGGCTTAAAATCCCTGTGCCTCAAAAGAGGAGGAAACCCAAAAAAGGAAATTCAATTATAGTTCGTGGGGCGAGAGAACATAATTTGAAAAATATTGATGTTGAATTTCCATTGAATGTTTTTGTATGCGTCACTGGAGTGAGCGGTTCTGGGAAGAGCACCCTTGTGCACGATATACTTTATTCAGCCTTGAGGAAAATAAAATATGGGACCTATGAAGGTAAAATTGGGAAATTTGATAAGATTGAGGGTTATGAATTGATTGATGCAGTAGAGATGGTTGATCAATCACCAATAGGTAAAACCCCAAGGTCTAATCCTGTCACTTATATAAAAGCGTTTGACGGCATAAGGGAGCTTTTCGCATCAACTCATCTCGCAAAAGTTAGAGGTTATACCCCGGGTCATTTTTCATTTAATATACCAGGTGGAAGATGTGAGACCTGTGAAGGGGATGGCTTTGTTAAGATTGAAATGCAATTTCTCGCTGATATTTATCTTCCTTGTGAATCGTGCAACGGGAAAAGATATAAGTCGGAAATACTTGAAGTTGAATATAAAGGCAAGAATATAAGCGATGTCTTAAATATGACTGTAACGGAGGCAATAGAATTTTTCAAAGGACATAGGAAAATCGTTGATAGGTTGAAGGTTCTTGAATCTGTTGGTCTCGGTTATATTAAACTAGGACAACCTGCAAACACACTTTCAGGGGGCGAAGCGCAGAGAATTAAGCTTTCTGCACATTTACTTGCATCGGAATCAAGTCCACATACTTTATTTATCTTTGATGAGCCGACAACTGGGTTGCATTTTGACGATATCGCAAAGCTATTGAAGGCGTTTGATTCGCTTCTTGACGCTGGACATTCAATTATAGTGATTGAGCATAATATGGATGTAATAAAGTGTGCTGATTGGATAATTGACCTTGGTCCTGAAGCTGGGGACCTGGGTGGATATGTCGTTGCGGTTGGGACGCCTGAAGAAATCGCTCAAAATCCTAACTCCTACACTGGACAATTCCTTCGCAAATATCTTGATTAA
- a CDS encoding efflux RND transporter periplasmic adaptor subunit: protein MKIPNKGLIVIAIAIVVGLSIPKIKSIFADKKTQKANPAVIPELNVKGYIAKPQKLENKIFVTGTILANEEIEVRSEISGKIVKIYFNEGSKVKKGDILVKVDDSELQAELLKTQYQKKLAQEKEYRQRMLLEKEAISKQEYDIALTELNTLEAQIQLIKARIEKTQIKAPFDGVIGLRYVSEGSYISPATKISTLQDIDTLKIEFSIPEKYVKLINVGDRINFKVQGSDKKYSAVIYAIDPKIDPSTRTLQVRAIFPNKNYEILPGAFAEVEVILEEITNAILIPAEALIPSVEGNKVFICNNGKAVERKVETGVRTERFIQVLSGVQPGDTVLTTGLLQLKSGFKVKVVSIE from the coding sequence GTGAAAATTCCAAACAAGGGACTTATAGTTATCGCTATTGCAATAGTTGTGGGTCTTTCAATCCCAAAGATAAAATCAATTTTTGCTGATAAGAAAACGCAAAAGGCAAACCCTGCGGTGATACCTGAATTAAATGTTAAAGGTTATATTGCAAAACCTCAAAAACTTGAGAATAAAATTTTCGTCACCGGGACTATACTCGCCAATGAAGAAATTGAAGTGAGAAGCGAGATTTCTGGGAAAATCGTCAAAATCTACTTCAACGAGGGGAGCAAAGTTAAAAAAGGTGATATACTTGTCAAAGTTGACGACTCTGAACTTCAAGCTGAGCTTTTAAAAACCCAGTATCAGAAAAAACTCGCTCAAGAGAAAGAATACAGACAAAGGATGCTCCTTGAAAAAGAAGCCATAAGCAAACAGGAATATGACATCGCTCTCACTGAACTTAATACGCTTGAGGCACAGATTCAACTTATAAAGGCAAGGATTGAAAAAACACAGATAAAAGCACCTTTTGATGGGGTAATTGGCTTAAGATATGTAAGCGAGGGAAGTTATATATCACCTGCTACAAAAATTTCAACGCTTCAAGATATTGACACATTAAAAATTGAATTTTCAATTCCGGAAAAATATGTCAAACTTATAAATGTCGGCGACAGGATAAATTTCAAAGTTCAGGGTTCGGATAAAAAATACAGCGCTGTAATATATGCAATTGACCCTAAAATAGACCCTTCAACAAGGACTTTGCAAGTTAGAGCTATATTCCCGAATAAAAATTACGAAATTTTGCCTGGGGCTTTTGCTGAGGTTGAGGTAATACTTGAGGAGATAACCAATGCGATTTTAATCCCTGCCGAAGCTCTAATCCCAAGCGTTGAGGGAAACAAAGTGTTCATCTGCAACAATGGTAAAGCTGTTGAAAGAAAAGTTGAAACAGGGGTAAGAACTGAAAGATTTATACAAGTTCTCTCCGGTGTTCAGCCCGGGGATACCGTCTTGACAACTGGATTATTACAGCTTAAATCCGGCTTCAAAGTTAAAGTCGTCTCAATTGAATAA
- a CDS encoding aminoacyl-tRNA deacylase — translation MPICERLKNFLDSSGVKYITIIHSTAFTSQEIAASVHVKGREFAKCVIVKSGENFFMLVVPSDHKVNFEKAKIALNVSELKLATEDEFKSIFPDCETGAMPPFGNLYGVPVYVDEKFKANEEISFNGGTHNDVVRMKMSDYVQLVNPIFCNIGEHI, via the coding sequence ATGCCAATTTGTGAAAGGTTGAAAAACTTTCTTGATTCAAGCGGGGTTAAGTATATTACAATTATCCATTCAACCGCTTTCACATCTCAGGAGATAGCAGCGAGCGTCCATGTCAAGGGGAGAGAATTCGCAAAGTGTGTGATTGTTAAATCTGGCGAAAATTTTTTTATGCTTGTCGTCCCATCCGACCACAAGGTAAATTTTGAAAAAGCAAAAATCGCTTTAAATGTATCTGAACTGAAACTTGCTACCGAGGATGAATTTAAAAGTATTTTCCCGGATTGCGAGACAGGGGCGATGCCACCATTTGGTAACCTTTACGGCGTCCCTGTTTATGTTGATGAGAAATTTAAAGCGAACGAAGAGATAAGTTTCAATGGCGGGACTCATAACGATGTCGTTAGAATGAAAATGTCGGATTATGTTCAGTTGGTGAATCCAATTTTTTGCAATATTGGTGAACATATTTAA
- the queC gene encoding 7-cyano-7-deazaguanine synthase QueC, with translation MREIAVVLVSGGMDSCVTAAIANSLGYELAFLHLNYGQRTEKRELKAFNDIADFYNVKRRLIINVEHLKLIGGSSLTDENIPVEKADLKRVGIPTSYVPFRNANMLSIAVSWAEVLGASKIFIGAVEEDSSGYPDCRKEFYNAFNEVIRLGTKAGVEGHPIQIVTPIIDMKKWEIVKKGIELGAPLHLTWSCYQREDIACGVCDSCALRLRGFQLAGVDDPIPYEKKPIYI, from the coding sequence ATGAGAGAAATTGCTGTCGTTCTTGTAAGTGGCGGGATGGACTCATGCGTTACAGCTGCGATCGCAAACTCACTTGGTTATGAACTCGCCTTTTTACACTTAAATTATGGACAAAGAACGGAAAAAAGAGAGCTGAAAGCATTTAACGATATAGCTGACTTTTACAATGTCAAAAGACGTCTAATCATCAACGTTGAACATTTAAAGTTAATCGGTGGATCAAGTTTAACGGATGAAAACATACCAGTTGAAAAAGCGGATTTAAAAAGGGTTGGAATCCCAACGAGCTATGTTCCGTTTAGAAACGCAAATATGCTTTCAATTGCCGTATCTTGGGCTGAGGTCTTGGGAGCAAGTAAAATTTTCATTGGAGCGGTTGAAGAGGACTCATCTGGATATCCGGATTGCAGAAAGGAATTCTATAATGCTTTTAATGAAGTGATTCGGCTTGGGACAAAGGCAGGAGTTGAGGGACATCCAATTCAAATAGTTACGCCAATAATTGATATGAAGAAGTGGGAAATAGTGAAGAAGGGCATTGAACTTGGTGCTCCGCTTCATCTTACATGGAGTTGTTATCAAAGAGAGGACATCGCTTGCGGTGTTTGTGATAGTTGTGCCCTTAGACTTCGCGGTTTTCAACTTGCCGGCGTTGACGACCCAATACCTTATGAAAAGAAACCAATTTACATTTAA